A window of Aeromicrobium sp. A1-2 contains these coding sequences:
- a CDS encoding site-specific integrase encodes MARPRTPVGTFGDIEFTALPNGDVRARTRFRDYDGQLRRVEATAPTRKMAEHRLKENVAARADHTVGSGELAADSSFTTLVEVWLEDLDLEGRLAPSTRELYERDMRDLVLPAFANFALREISVRRVDQFIKRLASAQSYSKAKHARTVLSLAFGLAVRYDALRENPVREISRLRPPPSQALALTAPQVEAIRHAVRSWRREEGLNGPKPDGQLEQIIEVMLGTSARIGEVLAIRKTDVDVTGTPATVRLCGTIVSPNGRATHRQDHPKTMRSNRTISVPSFTAEVLRDRLVLIAEEDPEHLIFFSRNHTPLTTNNVRRRLRSILDGVGITGVTPHSFRRTVATVLDRAGGAELAAEMLGHTSSEITKTYYIQPDEKVNPVTAEILESLAPRAGKVDDE; translated from the coding sequence ATGGCTAGGCCGCGGACCCCGGTCGGGACCTTTGGTGACATCGAGTTCACGGCGTTGCCGAATGGCGATGTACGGGCGCGCACCCGCTTCCGCGACTACGACGGTCAACTGCGTCGCGTCGAGGCGACGGCGCCCACGCGGAAGATGGCCGAGCATCGGCTGAAGGAGAACGTCGCGGCCCGCGCGGATCACACCGTCGGCAGTGGCGAACTCGCCGCCGACAGCTCGTTCACGACATTGGTGGAGGTCTGGCTGGAGGATCTCGACCTCGAAGGGAGACTCGCGCCGAGCACGCGGGAACTCTATGAGCGCGACATGCGTGATCTGGTGCTGCCCGCGTTCGCGAACTTCGCACTGAGGGAGATCTCGGTACGTCGAGTGGATCAGTTCATCAAACGGCTCGCATCTGCCCAGAGCTACAGCAAAGCCAAGCACGCCAGGACGGTGCTGAGTCTCGCGTTTGGCCTGGCCGTCAGGTACGACGCGCTGAGAGAGAACCCGGTGCGGGAAATATCGCGTCTGAGGCCGCCTCCGTCACAGGCGCTGGCCTTGACGGCTCCGCAGGTGGAGGCGATCAGGCATGCCGTCCGATCCTGGCGCCGCGAGGAAGGTCTCAACGGCCCAAAGCCAGATGGACAGTTGGAGCAGATCATTGAGGTGATGCTCGGAACATCGGCCCGGATCGGTGAGGTGCTCGCCATCCGCAAGACCGATGTCGATGTCACCGGCACACCAGCGACGGTTCGACTCTGCGGGACGATCGTGTCGCCCAACGGGAGGGCCACCCACCGCCAGGACCATCCCAAGACTATGAGGTCGAACCGGACCATCTCGGTGCCGAGCTTCACTGCTGAAGTACTGCGGGACCGGCTCGTGTTGATCGCTGAGGAGGATCCTGAGCACCTGATCTTCTTCAGTCGAAACCACACGCCGCTGACGACCAATAACGTGCGGCGACGGCTGCGCAGCATCCTCGACGGAGTGGGGATCACGGGCGTCACGCCGCACTCCTTCCGGCGCACCGTCGCGACAGTGCTGGACCGGGCGGGCGGAGCGGAACTTGCGGCCGAGATGCTTGGCCACACGTCGTCCGAGATTACCAAGACCTACTACATCCAGCCGGACGAGAAGGTGAATCCGGTGACCGCGGAGATCCTTGAATCGCTCGCACCGCGTGCAGGGAAGGTGGATGATGAATGA
- a CDS encoding AlpA family transcriptional regulator → MSPAATARLAHLMGMNTHETALSGLEPLLSVGELAEYLGVPVRTIYDWRQSGHGPRGLRIGRHLKFMMSDVTQWVEAQRDASACSEP, encoded by the coding sequence ATGTCCCCGGCCGCTACGGCGCGACTAGCGCACCTGATGGGTATGAACACCCACGAGACGGCATTGAGCGGTCTGGAACCGCTGCTGAGCGTCGGCGAACTCGCCGAGTATCTGGGCGTACCCGTGCGGACGATCTACGACTGGCGCCAGAGCGGACATGGCCCACGGGGTCTCAGGATTGGTCGCCATCTGAAGTTCATGATGAGCGACGTGACCCAGTGGGTCGAGGCCCAGCGCGATGCCTCTGCATGTTCCGAGCCGTGA
- a CDS encoding leucine zipper domain-containing protein: MSKARLIITAVVLEGRTQADVAATYGVSKGWVSKLVARYRTEDEAAFEPHSRRPKTTPNATPAETVELIWTLRRKLVDAGLDAGPDTIGWHLAQDHDVTVSRATIARQLAKGGLVVPSRRSDQSPPTSVSRPRCQTRPGSPISPTTR, from the coding sequence ATGTCGAAAGCCCGCCTGATCATCACCGCCGTCGTCCTCGAGGGCCGCACCCAAGCCGACGTCGCCGCGACCTACGGGGTGTCGAAAGGGTGGGTCTCCAAGCTCGTGGCCCGCTACCGCACTGAAGACGAGGCGGCCTTTGAGCCACACTCTCGACGGCCCAAAACAACACCGAACGCGACACCGGCCGAGACGGTCGAGCTGATCTGGACGCTCCGCCGCAAGCTGGTCGACGCCGGTCTGGACGCCGGCCCAGACACGATCGGCTGGCACCTGGCACAAGATCACGATGTGACGGTCTCTAGGGCCACGATCGCCCGACAGCTGGCCAAGGGCGGACTGGTTGTCCCGAGCCGAAGAAGCGACCAAAGTCCTCCTACATCCGTTTCCAGGCCCAGATGCCAAACGAGACCTGGCAGTCCGATTTCACCCACTACCCGCTGA
- a CDS encoding DDE-type integrase/transposase/recombinase — protein sequence MPNETWQSDFTHYPLTDIKAYPKGVEIITWLDDCTRYALHVSAHRAITTTIVKATFRKTAGQHGIPASTLTDNGMVYTVRLAGIGRQGGRNSFEQQLRDWDVVQKNGRPNHPTTQGKVERFQQTLKKWLRAQPVQPATIDELQAVLDVFVDEYNSRRPTDPCPTRQHRPPCSRPCRKLCPATAGTPTRMTVSVTTASTKQVP from the coding sequence ATGCCAAACGAGACCTGGCAGTCCGATTTCACCCACTACCCGCTGACCGACATCAAGGCCTATCCCAAAGGTGTCGAGATCATCACCTGGCTCGACGACTGCACCCGCTACGCCCTCCACGTGTCCGCCCACCGGGCGATCACCACGACAATCGTGAAGGCCACCTTCCGCAAAACCGCAGGCCAGCACGGCATTCCCGCCTCAACGCTGACCGACAACGGCATGGTCTACACCGTCCGACTCGCTGGCATCGGCAGGCAAGGCGGACGCAACAGCTTCGAGCAACAACTCCGCGACTGGGACGTGGTCCAAAAGAACGGCCGCCCCAACCACCCCACGACCCAGGGCAAGGTCGAACGCTTCCAGCAGACGCTCAAGAAGTGGCTCCGCGCCCAACCGGTCCAACCCGCCACCATCGACGAACTCCAAGCTGTGCTCGACGTCTTCGTCGACGAATACAACAGCCGCCGCCCCACCGATCCCTGCCCCACCAGGCAACACCGGCCGCCTTGTTCGAGACCATGCCGAAAGCTCTGCCCGGCAACAGCCGGGACGCCGACACGCATGACCGTGTCCGTCACGACCGCATCGACAAAACAGGTGCCGTGA
- a CDS encoding helix-turn-helix domain-containing protein, translating into MSKARLVITALFVEHQSPSEVAARYGVHRSWVYKLKARYETEGDAALEPRSRRPKTSPTAISDHTADLVVRLRKQLSEVGLDAGPDTIAWHLQQHHDVTVSAATISRHLAKAGLVVPNHGSDRSRPTSASKRRCPTRPGNQTSPTTASAPDMTPRS; encoded by the coding sequence ATGTCGAAGGCTCGTCTGGTCATCACCGCCCTGTTCGTCGAGCACCAGTCACCGTCGGAGGTCGCTGCCCGCTACGGCGTCCACCGCTCCTGGGTCTACAAACTCAAAGCCCGCTACGAGACCGAGGGCGACGCCGCACTCGAACCCCGATCGCGGCGGCCCAAGACATCACCCACAGCGATCAGCGACCACACCGCAGACCTGGTCGTCCGTCTGCGCAAACAGCTGTCCGAGGTTGGTCTGGACGCCGGACCCGACACCATCGCCTGGCACCTCCAGCAGCACCACGACGTCACTGTCTCGGCCGCCACGATCAGCCGACACCTGGCCAAAGCCGGCCTCGTCGTCCCGAACCACGGAAGCGACCGAAGTCGTCCTACATCCGCTTCGAAGCGCAGATGCCCAACGAGACCTGGCAATCAGACTTCACCCACTACCGCCTCAGCACCGGACATGACACCGAGATCCTGA